The DNA segment tgcagctgactttttaagttgtgtgtttttggggttttttgtcttgccttttttttattatgtttttttcctttttgtaaatgtttgaaaatataataaaatcaataaaaacttaaatgacaaaaaaaataagctgTGAATTTTTTTGTAGCTGACTTTTTAAGTtgtgtgttgctttttttttttctttccttttttttacttagttttttttcctttttgtaaatgtctgaaaatataataaaattaatgaaaacttaaatgacaaaaaaataagatGTGAATTTTACgcaatttaatgcttttttttgtaaatttcttTATAATAAtagtttattttctgtctttacaatgtattttgtttacactgtcaaAGCACAAAATTCCTCCAAAAATTCCAAAATGTTCTGGTTTTACTTCATCAGGGGCGGCCATGGTGCAGATGGTAGAGTGGGAcgtccagtaactgaagggttggtggttcgaatcctgctctgtgtGCTGTTGTgctcttgggcaagacacttgaccctccttgcctccagtgctgctgctcacactggtgtatgaatgttcagagGAGCCGAAGGTgcagactggcagccacgcttctgtcagtctgccccccccccccccccccccccaggacagctgtggatacagatgtagtttacctccaccagagggagaatgtgagagcgaatgaataacactgggttacaaaaaaatgttttttgcaagttgtcgaggttttttcaactgaattgggaccattttgcaccgctaaatccaaaaatgacatctgtttttctcaggtcaggtcaggtttttttgctaatttgattttgaaaaatttgatcttctcacaaaatataataattaataccaaaataagattggtaagcacacttatgaaacttgtgacttgactcctgttaggtacaatggtgtattcaccacagatgtagcagaatacgtcaggcttatttttgcaagatcttctagtcgaagccatttcattcacctgtaatattaaaaaaaacattaatcataaattggcaaaagtaaaatcttcagaactcatttatagCAAGAAATATGAGAGAATTTtgtatatgatgtgaaaatgcccataaatgtaagcaaaaatgttcaaaagccaatatgtagcagagttcagaaagttgacctgatcgagcaaaatgaatgtgatttttggattcagcaccaaaatgatcctaaatcagctcaaaaaactgaaacaatacatttgttgttgacctgtgtaatggatccactgtacgcgctttgactATGTGTTCatggaaaagtgctatataaatctaatccattattactgcattggtttttttttttgttttttttacaatggtttTAAAAGtacatgttctgaccataaataacagggttagggttaaacttgccttgtgcatgaaatgtgctctataaataaagttgaattgaatagTTTTTATGTGGTGataatttcttttctatttttttattacacTTGTATGAAGCAGCTGTAACACACAGCAACTCCCTCTGGGATtactaaagtattctgattctaaacTGAAGCGAACTGTTCAATCTAGAAACAGAAGCTGAATCTTCATCATCATGTGTTTGACCAgtttgtaaaaatgaacaaacacaaaatacattaACATATAACACATTTTATTCACATGTTCTATTGTACAGGATACAACCAGCGAGCAATGCAGCAGTGAAATGAGGAGAGGCTtcgtcctggttctggttctggtcctagacCCGGTCCTGGTCCAGATCTTCAGAGGTACGGTTGGTCTGTGGACAGTGGCGGCTCCTTATAAACAGGCCCTGGCGTCACAGGAAGCTTCGCTGGGACGTCGGCAGATTGGCTGCAGGAGTCACAGTGTCAGAGAGAGTATGTGTTAGCTGGTAGACTTATGTTTccaagacaaaaataatgattaGTAATAATTAACAGACATTTGGAACACAGATCTGTAGGAGAAATCCAAGTCTGGTGTAAAACTGGCAACACTGCCTTGAGATGAactaagaaataataataataataataataataatacaactcaataacatttcctgtttttataaaTAAGGTAGTAAATAACCTAGTgttcttttctcatttttagaGTTGATATTAACCAGTCAgatggacagagcagcacatgaTGTAAAAAAGGTAAAGTAACATAATGAtactaataaataacaataataataataataataataataataataataataataattattattattattaattataataataataataaaaacagtgatTAATGATCCAGGCTGGTGACTGACCAAAGAACAAAGTtagttaatatgaaaaaaaaattaacagaaatgaagaaaaaaattaaattagcaaaaagaaaatgaacagaacagtcaataaaatgatcagaaatagaaaaaagccTACATAGTTGAGAAAgtgaacaaacaaaaagtcaaattaattaacaaaatgtacaaaaattaacATAAACTAACAAAGTAAGCAAAAAATGTCCATGGTCATattcagtgtgacctccctttgcatttaacatgtatTTAAGGCTTCTATTCAGACAATAGGACATTTATGGCATTAAtgacctccgccaaagaggtgcTGTTTTTAccgctgtctgtctgtctgtgtgtgtgcaagataactccaaaagttatggacggatttggatgaaaatgtcaggaaatgttgatactggcacaaggaacaaatgattaaattttggtggtgatcgggggggtggggggggggtactgatctgccttggtgggggtctgcgcttttctagttttctcatgttttataccagtaacaaactgaataaaactgatcaaaatggagcaaaaatgaaaagacaaaatcccaatatgaccaaaataaacacaatgaagaaaaatgatcaaaataaccaaaaaccaaaatgaacaaaaatgaaacaaaaaggacaaaaacaggaaaaaaaatggaaaaaaaaaattaacaaaataaacaaaatggacAACATCATGAaccaaatgagcaaaaacaaaatagtcaggtttgattcaactcatgtcagatgtttctatatgtttatgctgcttcttgtcatggggtcagaggtcaaactaaacagtgtctttaacctttacaacatatttagtttagttttttgagtattttgtgtattttcttgttgtctttaaagaaaagagaatgagaaataaacatgCATCATCATTTCAACCCAGAAATCAACACAGATAAAGGTGGAAAAAGACTTTTACACAGAAGTGTATTTATTAAACTGTATTTGGGTCAAACCATGACGATAATACTCACAACATGAGTGGATGGAAATGCACCTGCATCTGCATTTTCTATTGACatttatgttttgggtttttttctttagaaAATCAGTAAAAATTTCCGAAACATTTGGATggaaccccccccccattaagTACAACCACACTGTGGCACAAACAAATACAGTTAAGTGCTCGTTTTCCCCCAAATAAAAGCACCCGCAGAAATAACTCAGTACTGATTTATGAGACACTGTGGTGAACACCAGTGTCTTGTTCTGCTCTACACGTCGTCAACAGGAAATGCATTTGTTTCCAGTTTATTCAGTGACTGTACGGCTCCTCCACACAGATCCTAAAGTCTCACAGTGTCTATTTCTGTACTTCAGTGTCTTTCATGCATCGGCCTACAATGGAAAAATGAtagaatacagtaaaaatgtaaaacatcACATATTTTGAAGatataaatatgcaaatattaaatttttaattctaattctttatttatataaatatttttataactactagggctgtcaaaatttatGCTttgacatggattaatccatcatcatagttaatctgattaaaaatcttTTACAtgattaacccatctgcagcgcagaatgactctgaacacatctgagtcagtttgtccaagtgcagttagcgtcacgcatgaacaaatggtcagctgatccggtagtgacaggcagcagaaccaacccataaagatggaagacgctaaacagcacgctggccctctggatggaaatttacaatgttgatattttgtttatgtttttatattttaacttgttttatttatttgattttgttgCATCTTAATGCTTTGATTCATTTTATTCGCTGTGCTTctcttcttctgtacagcactttggtccactgtggttgttttaaagtgctttatacataaatttgGATTGGTTGAAAATTTGAGTCTAAAAAACCCAAGACAAACAGCTGACCGACAAAGTATtctacacactctgcaggaaggagctttcttttcactgaagcacttcagGTTAAAATACCACATTTACGTGAAATCTTAGTCGAGGGTCCTGCTAGCACTCTGGCTAACACGTCACCCAGCTCATGACAAACAGGTTAAGTGCACGTATATTCTCTTCTTCCTTGAGTCTGTTCgctgatgcaaaatgaaacgtgattaatatagattagaaaaaaatgatatttaatcgggataaatcaaaattaatccacagcaaccctgtgattaatctgattaaaaattttagttGTTTGGCAGCACTAATATGAATGCAACTTTATGATCAATAcaactttggaaattcatcctgtggaccaGATTGAAGCCTTTGGAGGGCCATGTTtggccccggaccgcatgtttgacacctctgcattaCAGACAAACCCAGCATTCATAATCAGACTCACACTAACCTGGTTAAAACGTCTCTGATCTGATTATTAAAGTACTGCACATTAAAACAGGCGCAGTCACGTACCTGCCGGCAGCGATGGCCTTCTGCGTCGACATGACGACGGTGGCCGGCGTCGACTCTCTGCGTCCGTCTCTGGTGAAGTAATAGTTGTCAGCGAACTTGTGGCTGGGACCAACTGCCAGTTTAGGTGGAGGCTGTGTCCTGGAAGAAAGAATAATGAGATGAATACATGTGATCTGTTCTGACCCACAAAGCATTAGAGCGTCAGAAAAAAGGTTCAGACCAGTCGTTCACAGCAAATGATGTTAAAGCAGATGCATGAGTTTCTGTGGgtagtttttattttacttgaaacAAATTTACTTTTGAAACTACAATTAACTACTTGATAATATAATAAGCAGAAGTCTTCGCTGCTCATGACACAACTGCCTGGATTTCAATCAGTAATAAAGTGACTCAACAAGGAGGGGGATATTCATAATGGAAAATAATCTAACAAATGGCATCTTTTGGGATAGATTCATCTGTTTTAATATTTAGCATTTTGTCATATCATCACATCCTGTTGCCTGTTATAACATCTGACagttttaggaaatgttgaatgGCACAAATCCaacaaaaacaggtttattatcaaacatgacattaaaaaaaaaaaagtcagggtgAATAAAATTTAGGCAGCCGATATAACCGGTCCACGTCTGTTTACAAATGTGAATACTTGATCTTTAAAGGGGTACCAAGAGCTGTTTTGGGTGAATAATACAATTTTTCATTTAAATGCAAATAGGTATTTAATATTATGTTGACTTGATAATCCAGTTGGTTATGGCCTAAAAGAACTAAAGCTAATCTGTAGCAACTTCCACAGGAATTTTCTACATATTGAACTTTTaatgagtgatttatcactatttaataAACTATTGTCTTCTTCATgttgcattttttggtgaaaatcatgtcatttcctaaatttaatttactgaccatgtagatcacaggggtcaaacatgtggtccgggggccaaatccggcccgccaaagggtccagtccgacacttgggatgaatttgtgaaatgcaaaaattacactgaagatatgaacaatcctttagttcaggttcctcattcagaccaattcaatctcaagtgggtcagatcagtcaaatattgtcataataacataaaaatacacttcaaatgtttctctttgtaaatgtaaatattttcatgtatttacactaaaacaaagtataatttagcaaaaaatgcgaaaaacccgaaatgtcttaagagaagcaagtacaattttaacaatattctgcctgttacaaaatgttttgtgtatttgaagatccactgtgattggTAAGTTaaaatgtacacgtgtaaatgacaaactgaggcttaatattgttaaaattacacttatttttttcagtttgttcatgttattcacatgttttgagaggatagtttgtggatgtaaacctgttcataatgtaaatgaactttttttgctctaaaacataaagaaaagtttggagttgacattatttatatattattctgttattattttactggtctggcccatttcagatcaaatttagctgaatgtggaactgaactaaaatgcgtttgacagccctgatttagattttcataaatgctcagagttaatacaaaggttattatatcaaaacagagaaaactgaagaaaaagtgactttgcagCAAatcaagcgtgtccatccactgtcatttattaaactccatgggttttactggtgagtcagtgttgtagaagatgacagtgtttctacgttcactatggagcctctgaacgtccaaatgggtcatatctgataccataccataccaactttatttataatgtactttaagaactttacagctggccaaagtgccgtacatcaaacataaaacaagggattaaataagtaaataagtaaaactagtgataacacagggtgtaaagcgggctaagaacaacacaatacaaccatcataaaaacaaagacacattaaaatctgataaaaacagcataaaaaacagatatgtcactcattgatttaaagccaatgagaaaaaatgtgtttttagacgtgatttaaagacaggtagagactgagcctgtcaaacatctaagggcaactggttccacaactttggggcgacaacagaaaaggcacggtccaCACCAAGCTTCTGTTTagttttggaaccacaagctgcagctgatctgacctgagagcacgaggggggggcgcaggggtggatcaggtcagacaggtaggagggggcaaggccattcaaacatttaaaaacaaatagaagaattttacaatcaactctaaaacgcactggcaaccaatggagtgaagctcaAACTGGTCAAATATGTTCATGTTtgtgtccctgttaaaagccgaactgcagcattttggaccagctgcagtcgggaaagtgcattttcactcaaccTGCATTAAGTTcattacaatagtcaagtctagtacttacaaaagcatggatcacagtttcaaacaGATCCCTGGGCAGAACAGACTTTACTTTTGCAGCTGTCTTAAGTGAAAGAAACTGGACTTGATCACACCCCTAATTTGTCAAGTTGAAGATTTGGGCCCATTTTAACACCCAAATTTGACATGACCGGTTTAACCAAATGTGATAAGGAACCCAGGTCAACAAGAGCTGTGtgatgtgatgaccatgaaaagatgacaaactggattttacaccagttatttacatggattggcagatatcagtagatagtttaggtcactgatggatgtttaggtctttcaGGGTTTATTGGTGACATTTTAAAGTGGCACTGTCTTTCCCTCTTAAAGATTCTTCTTTACTGTCCTTTTCGATAACTGACAGAGCTAATGGAACAGACAACAGACTTAAAAGCCGTGACTTTATTTACTTCAGTGACTTTATTTAACATGACCATGAGCTCGCTGTCTGTCTAAGGCAGGGGTCAGCAActctggtcctacagagccactatcctgcatgttttagatgtttccctcttccagcacacctgatggtcattatcaggcttctgcagagcttgatgataggcttatcatttgaatcaggtgtgttggaagggggatacatctaaaacatgcaggatagtggctctctaggaccagggttgctgaccctgGTCTAAGGTGTATTTCCACTCACCTCTTGGCTATCTCCTCGTATCGCAGCTGCAGTTTGCCTTGCAGGTCATGCTGGAAATCAGAAACCGAATGAATGAAACATTTAGCTGCTGTAAAACCACACAGACTCTTATTAAACACCATGCACACACAGGTTCAGTGGAGCTAACTAAACTAGCTTGTCCGGCTAGCTGTTAAACGCTAGCTAACTGCTGATACTGGCtgcatttttacattaaaccCGCCGACAAACACCGTATTTACTTTATGTCACATTAGTGTCATGTAGCTTGAAATAGATCGAAGGTATGTTTTACTCACCCCTGATAACAAATTTCGGAGCCTCTGGATGATTTTAGTAGCGGTCGCCATGTTGGCTGTTGTGAAGGACacggttcttcttctgtggtttaatgACACTCATGTCACTTCCGTACTGACACCTGTTGGCCACAAGGAGAACTGCAGCATTACacactaaggcagtggttctctaATGGGGGTGCGtgacattttaaaatatatttaaaaagtagcatccatgcaaaaaccCTTTAAAAATAAAGAGCTTGATCACAGCGGTTGCCTCCCTGCCACCAAGAATGACAAAGCTCCTCAGCCAAGCACAAACCCAAGTGTGTGACTGAACGCAAAAACACTCAGTTCAGCAAAACAATGAGTGTTCAGTGGTGACAGCTGGTAATGTCGTCAGTCTTCTTCTGAATTATTAAATAGATATTTGaagatgataattttttttttttttttagcagtttctgcttttatttaaaataaacgctttcatgcatagtggtcaccacagtggacagctgttctatttatttattttgtattatttatcagtttatttaatagggatcatgcatatttatccaatccaactttatttgtaaagcactttaaaacagccacagtggaccaaagtgctgtacagaagaataattaagaccaaaatagaagaataaagaatgttattttagttccatatcagctgacagagtggacgctcatgcaccatcccataatacactgacattcatgccattactgtaactttgctgtttatgcaaagttacatgctaatgctaattgttattagattgtaattaacagttttgttttgtttgtttgtgtatgttttttttttttgtatattatatcCATGTgggtttgttaaaatgtgagaaaatatcagattagcagcattaaaaatgtttttatttcatcattttctcACAGTAAATAAGTAAACACATGATTCTttgcgtctaaaattaacatcgttttcagctgagaggacatttttgaaaaataggtttatgaaaaatcaattgcattattttttttcatgcttaaagaggaataaaaacactgaggaaaaaaaatcttgattaaggttcttataattcatgcatgaaagggttaagttaatgatttctttttgagaacagatctttactatgatcccaaaggaggacactttatgttgataattatttttatgtgcacaaatctttgtGCGCTCTGtttgaagtcatttttttcaatccaaaatgctttgtgctggttagggggtacttggctgaaaaaatatttcacagggggtataTGActgaaaaaggttgagaaccactgcactaaggttTTCTGGCTCTTCCAGACCTCTGATTCATAATATATAAGCAGGTATTTTCAGTGTAGTGTAAGTATTTTTCTTCTGCTACCTATTTAAGTTACTTGAGGTATTTATCCTTGGCTTAAACACGTTTATTAGATCATTTTCACTACATGTTAAAGTCAAACATATGCATAGATTGAAGAGATGCAACCCCATAAATATTTAGAATGTGAGCACTGATTGCATtgcaaagtaaaaaaatatataaataaaaaataatagtgaTATAGATCATGAAGAGTAAAGTAAAAGCCACCTGTCCATAGATTTAATAGAAATTTTTATTAGCTTAATTATTTATATGAAAATATTGTTAACAAATATTAAGCTGAATTTAACATATTTGTCATTTTAACCAGTTTGAATTTGCTCCtaatttaatcaattttttttgttttacataataCTGTCTCAGTTTAATTAAACATTGATAAGttctttatttaataaaaaatgaataaaaactgttcAAGTAAATCCAACATTTTGTCCAAGGATTTAAAAGAAATATCTGGGGAATCAATAAATCtactttaatatttaataaatattaaGTTTTAActtttaaaaccatattttatgttttataactcgGCATCTACTCTGTACTGCTTTCCTattgaatgaaaaatgaatacaATGAATTAAAACCATTCATGTAAATCTAACAAGTATTAACTTTTAAAAATAGATTTGGTTTTTAAACTTTACTAATCACTACTGATATCTTGCCTTGATTTATTCAGTAATCAAACATAATTTTTCAGTCTAATGATTTAAAACTTAATCctataatttgaacaatattaatcTTAAAAATAAGCAAACGTTCAAGAATTTTTATTTCCATGAGTATTCATTGgtcattttttcattgttattgagCTGGGATATAAAAATCCAGTATTTTTTCTTACATATTCAGTAAAATCTCTGAGTCTGATCCAACGAGTCAAAGGGAAATACAAATTTTATTCGGTTCACAAGAGAACACAGTACAGGGCAACACGCCGGTATACCATGCAGTCAAGTTTAACAGATGTGTGCTTGTGTCATGCAGCATGCACCGAACAGACGTGTCCACGGTCGAACACATGCACATGTACGACGACCCGCTCTGAAGGAGGAACGTCAACACCGGCTCAGGGTTTAGGTTTTTACAGACGCTGCTGTTCAGAGACGGCTCAGATGTGAAACCATGTGAACGATAACAACAAACACCAGGTTATTCAGAAAAAAGGTCACATGGTGTACGTAGTGTGGGACCCTTTTTGTGTACAAACGCGTCTGAATCACCAGGTTTCTGTAAAACTCAGTAAATAATTGTGTCTTTCAGCTCGGTGCTAACATATTCCTCCTCCAGAAGCGTTTCAAAAGAACAGATATTCAACTTCTGACTGCAGTATCAAAGAAGGTAAGTTCATCATATTCAGCCACAGGATAGAAAATGTTGTTACAGTACATCTCATGTTTGTTCAGTGTAAACATCTGCAAAAATAACTGAGCCATTTGCTGATGGGATTCATCAGAGATCGAACAGAGACACTACGGAGGTGAAAGCCGGTACAAAAGGCAGCAACAGCCACTGTCAAAAGGGACAAAAACTGCACTGTGTAGTGGAAAAAACATCAAGTCCATCCAATCTGCGCTGGATGAGAAACACTCTTCTACACCCCAACAAGGTGTTttgtaaaaatacaacaaaaaacaaaacaaaaacagcttatCCAGACACCCGTTCCCTCAAGTCAGGCCTCCTAAAGTCCTGTCACAACAAGATTTCAATGTGCTTTACCGTGtccttcaacacatttggaagtAAACGCAGGCTCGGTATCAAAATATACATCAATATTTGTACAATACAAAGACAAATGTGTTCAAAGAAGCCCTGGGATTTGACGTAAAGATGTCCCTTTGTTGTTTTTAGTTCACCAGCAACATTCAATTACGGTACAAAACTCATGTAAAAATACATTAGTGCACTTATTCTTCCATGTAAACATCACTACACAGTAAATTAAGTGGGAACAGGTCATTTAGGCGCGGTGTTTCGTACAtgctcatggaaaaaaaaaaaaaaagagaagaaatctactgtttaaaaaaaaaacaacaactcaggaAACACACATTAACCACGTTGATTTCAAGGTTGCGTGGATGCGTTTTCGAGTAAAAGCTGCTTCCTTCCAGATCTCTCGCTGCACACTGCATGcttttaattaaaaataacacaCGTTG comes from the Sphaeramia orbicularis chromosome 4, fSphaOr1.1, whole genome shotgun sequence genome and includes:
- the ndufa7 gene encoding NADH dehydrogenase [ubiquinone] 1 alpha subcomplex subunit 7, with the translated sequence MATATKIIQRLRNLLSGHDLQGKLQLRYEEIAKRTQPPPKLAVGPSHKFADNYYFTRDGRRESTPATVVMSTQKAIAAGSQSADVPAKLPVTPGPVYKEPPLSTDQPYL